From Kamptonema formosum PCC 6407, a single genomic window includes:
- a CDS encoding NAD-dependent epimerase/dehydratase family protein encodes MANCIVTGAAGFIGSHLVETLLNQGKNVIGVDQFNDYYDSALKRKNISNFENNPAFKMEEGDILALNWSSLLEETEVIYHQAAQAGVRASWGEGFRAYTERNINATQVLLEAAKDAPNLNRFVYASSSSIYGNAESFPTSETACPQPVSPYGITKLSGERLCFLYYKNFGVPATALRYFTVYGPRQRPDMAFHKFFKAILLDEAITIYGDGQQTRDFTFVSDCIAANLAAANVPESVGEVFNIGGGSRVVLAEIIKTMEKIVGRPIRISFIESAMGDARHTSADVSKAEQILGYQPQVSLVEGLTKEWQWIQSLYA; translated from the coding sequence ATGGCTAATTGTATCGTTACAGGCGCGGCGGGTTTTATCGGTTCTCACTTAGTAGAAACCCTGTTAAATCAAGGTAAAAATGTGATCGGTGTCGATCAATTTAACGATTACTATGATTCAGCATTGAAGCGCAAAAATATTTCTAACTTTGAAAATAATCCAGCCTTTAAAATGGAGGAAGGCGATATTCTTGCTTTGAATTGGTCATCACTCTTAGAGGAAACTGAGGTAATTTACCATCAAGCGGCCCAAGCAGGTGTCCGCGCCAGTTGGGGTGAAGGTTTCCGTGCTTATACTGAGCGCAATATCAACGCTACCCAAGTCTTATTAGAAGCAGCAAAAGATGCACCAAACTTGAACAGATTTGTGTATGCTTCTTCTTCTTCTATTTATGGAAATGCTGAATCTTTTCCTACCTCTGAAACTGCTTGTCCTCAGCCAGTTTCTCCCTATGGAATTACTAAGTTAAGCGGTGAACGTTTGTGTTTTCTTTATTATAAAAACTTTGGCGTACCAGCAACAGCACTGCGTTACTTTACTGTTTATGGCCCTCGCCAGCGTCCTGATATGGCTTTTCACAAATTTTTCAAAGCTATTTTGCTTGACGAAGCGATTACAATTTATGGCGACGGACAACAAACCCGCGATTTTACTTTTGTCAGCGATTGCATAGCTGCTAATTTAGCCGCTGCAAATGTACCGGAATCTGTCGGCGAAGTATTCAATATTGGAGGTGGAAGTCGGGTAGTTTTAGCAGAAATAATTAAGACAATGGAAAAGATTGTTGGTCGTCCAATTCGTATAAGTTTTATTGAGTCAGCGATGGGAGATGCGCGACACACTAGCGCCGATGTATCGAAAGCTGAGCAAATTTTAGGATATCAACCGCAGGTTTCTTTAGTAGAGGGATTGACAAAAGAGTGGCAGTGGATTCAGTCTTTATATGCTTAA
- a CDS encoding Npun_R2821/Npun_R2822 family protein encodes MNNGIYTLANDVVYDHLVALLNSLEVNGAKDIPVCVIPYDNKLDKVRAEIASRNNVILFDNSDSISFWENFATQAWTSHHKAQQIWRSKGGKPVHCLGMHRKFCCFDGPFEKFIYFDADTLLMGDINYIYQKLDECDWVANDFQYKSDLNYVFDLSSEILPKIFTIQKLESQIFCAGWFASKKGVLNRDNSSNLLLKLKAGEAEVMSLRGTDQPLFNYLVARSGISFYNFAYHQPEEVTGSHWSSQFEVIDGILYDRGRRLTYLHYMSISASKFAQLCAGEDVDIPYRDVFLHYRYLKSPEKRPQLAPPSFLVRLQRNIKAWVIQKFNNFKFKLQNF; translated from the coding sequence ATGAATAACGGCATTTATACTCTTGCTAATGATGTTGTTTATGACCATTTAGTTGCCTTATTAAACAGCTTAGAAGTCAATGGAGCAAAAGATATTCCCGTTTGCGTCATTCCTTATGACAACAAACTAGACAAAGTTCGGGCTGAAATTGCCTCTCGAAACAATGTCATCTTATTTGATAATAGTGATTCAATTAGTTTCTGGGAAAACTTTGCAACTCAAGCTTGGACTTCTCATCACAAAGCTCAACAAATTTGGCGCTCAAAAGGGGGGAAACCCGTTCACTGTTTGGGAATGCACCGCAAATTTTGTTGTTTTGATGGCCCTTTTGAAAAGTTTATCTATTTCGATGCCGATACTCTTTTAATGGGCGATATTAATTATATCTATCAAAAACTTGATGAGTGCGACTGGGTAGCAAATGATTTTCAATATAAATCCGATCTAAATTATGTCTTTGATTTGTCATCTGAAATACTCCCTAAAATTTTTACTATTCAAAAACTAGAATCACAAATTTTCTGTGCAGGTTGGTTTGCGTCTAAAAAGGGAGTTTTAAATCGGGATAATTCAAGCAATTTATTGCTTAAATTAAAGGCGGGTGAAGCAGAAGTTATGTCGTTACGGGGAACAGATCAACCTTTATTTAACTATTTAGTGGCCCGTAGTGGTATCTCTTTTTATAACTTTGCTTATCACCAGCCAGAAGAAGTAACGGGAAGTCATTGGTCTTCTCAATTTGAGGTAATAGATGGCATTCTATACGATCGCGGTCGCCGTCTTACCTATCTTCACTACATGAGTATATCTGCTTCCAAGTTTGCTCAACTTTGTGCAGGTGAAGATGTCGATATTCCTTACCGCGATGTATTTTTGCACTATCGCTATTTAAAATCACCGGAAAAACGCCCCCAACTAGCTCCCCCAAGTTTCCTAGTTCGGTTACAAAGAAATATCAAAGCTTGGGTAATTCAAAAATTTAACAATTTTAAATTTAAACTCCAGAATTTTTAA
- a CDS encoding Npun_R2821/Npun_R2822 family protein — MTRGIYIVGNDRVMENAIALLNSIRCYNPEVQIFLIPFNAEYQKIAATLSTLHGVQLFPNLEFIEQFTLKIAEIFDRNFLALPNKMRKLAAWFGPLDEFIYIDTDIIVFEDIASNLNKLSEVDFFCCDYHHASEKLRNIFSPLVKEQNIFTNEELQDVFNSGFWGSRKGTITEQQMYDILKECSQHKEYFDFTQNVTDQPILNYLILKLISKRCNLVKTTEEEPGSWAGSKHFQEKDYILYDKGKRLKYLHWAGIPIKAGSPYWKLWKHYRYLHEEKSPLIQRLFRRFSS; from the coding sequence ATGACTCGTGGCATTTATATTGTGGGAAATGACAGAGTAATGGAAAATGCGATCGCCCTTCTCAATAGCATCCGCTGCTATAATCCCGAAGTCCAGATATTCCTAATACCTTTTAACGCAGAATATCAAAAAATAGCAGCCACACTAAGCACTTTACACGGTGTTCAACTTTTCCCTAATCTGGAATTTATCGAGCAATTTACCCTAAAAATTGCCGAAATATTTGACCGCAACTTTTTAGCACTTCCCAATAAAATGCGGAAACTTGCCGCCTGGTTTGGCCCTCTTGATGAGTTTATTTATATCGATACTGATATTATTGTCTTTGAAGACATAGCATCAAATTTAAATAAACTCTCCGAAGTAGACTTTTTTTGCTGCGATTATCATCATGCTAGTGAAAAACTGCGTAATATCTTTTCACCCTTAGTAAAAGAACAAAATATTTTCACTAATGAAGAACTGCAAGATGTTTTTAATAGCGGATTTTGGGGTTCTCGCAAAGGAACTATTACAGAACAGCAAATGTATGATATTTTAAAGGAATGTTCGCAGCATAAAGAGTATTTTGATTTTACCCAAAATGTCACCGACCAGCCTATATTAAATTACCTGATTCTCAAGCTAATTTCTAAACGCTGTAATCTTGTAAAAACTACCGAAGAAGAGCCAGGAAGTTGGGCGGGTTCTAAACACTTTCAAGAAAAAGATTATATCCTTTATGACAAAGGCAAACGGTTAAAATATCTCCATTGGGCCGGCATTCCCATAAAAGCAGGTAGCCCTTATTGGAAATTATGGAAACATTACCGTTACCTACATGAAGAAAAATCTCCTTTAATACAAAGGCTATTCCGCCGTTTCTCCTCTTAA
- a CDS encoding Npun_R2821/Npun_R2822 family protein, translated as MNGICTLANDTVYDQLVALLNSIEVILGANTPVCVYPFDDRTTRISAEIAKRSNVFLYDNYASIQRWDEFMQEAAPERLNSKKFRLYGAHRRFCAFDGPFEKFVYMDADTLVMNSLEAVFNKLDCHDWVVYDFQFLDPSKVYNLQSPKLLKVFDQKRIDSEIFCSGFYGSKQGIFDRATIEWLLTQLKAGEKEILYSGAGEQPLLNYMVMKSQISSYNFAYSLTAEKTGCTVSSPHFQEQDRILYDNKNRLTYIHYIGVPPQVVEKVCAGENFEFPYRDIFLHYRYLREPEKRPIFTEPPKLYSPNPPPSLFKKILGKLRLTH; from the coding sequence ATGAATGGTATTTGTACGCTAGCTAACGATACAGTTTACGATCAATTGGTTGCTCTGCTCAATAGTATTGAAGTTATCTTAGGTGCAAATACTCCCGTTTGCGTTTATCCTTTTGACGATCGAACTACTAGGATTAGTGCAGAAATAGCTAAGCGTTCTAACGTTTTTCTCTACGATAACTACGCATCTATTCAGCGATGGGATGAATTTATGCAGGAGGCTGCACCTGAACGTTTAAATAGCAAGAAATTCAGGCTTTATGGAGCTCATCGGCGCTTTTGTGCTTTCGACGGCCCCTTTGAAAAGTTTGTCTACATGGACGCGGATACTCTAGTAATGAACTCCCTAGAGGCTGTTTTTAATAAACTCGATTGCCATGATTGGGTTGTCTATGATTTTCAATTTCTTGACCCCAGTAAAGTTTATAATCTTCAGTCTCCTAAACTCTTAAAAGTCTTTGATCAAAAGCGCATAGATTCAGAAATATTTTGTTCGGGATTTTATGGAAGCAAGCAAGGAATTTTCGATCGCGCTACGATCGAGTGGCTTTTAACTCAACTGAAAGCAGGAGAGAAAGAAATTTTATATTCGGGTGCAGGTGAACAGCCATTGCTAAATTATATGGTGATGAAAAGTCAGATTTCTAGCTATAATTTTGCTTATAGCCTTACCGCCGAAAAAACCGGATGTACTGTTTCATCGCCGCATTTTCAAGAGCAAGATCGCATTTTGTATGACAATAAAAATCGATTGACTTACATTCATTATATTGGCGTACCGCCGCAGGTAGTTGAAAAAGTGTGTGCGGGGGAAAATTTTGAGTTTCCCTATCGCGATATTTTTCTACATTACCGCTATCTTAGAGAACCAGAAAAGCGCCCTATTTTTACTGAACCACCAAAGCTCTATTCCCCTAATCCACCACCAAGTTTATTTAAAAAGATATTGGGAAAATTACGCTTAACTCATTGA